Within the Desulfobaculum xiamenense genome, the region GTCCGAGGGATTCACGGAATTCAAGATGAAGATCGGACGCGATCTCGCCTCGGATGTGGCGGCGGCGCTTCTTGCGTTGGAACGGGCCGCCGATGTCGGCGCGATGGTGCGCTTCGACGCCAATCAGGCCTATACGCGTGCCGAGGCGCAAACCTTCTGCGAGGCCGTGAACGGTGGCGCGAGCGAGGAACTGCGCTGGCTGGAGCAGCCCCTTGCCCGCGAGGACTGGGAGGGCACCGCGATGCTGTGCGCATCGACGCGGGTGCCGATCATGCTCGACGAACCGATCTACGCCGAGGAGGACGTGGACCGCGCCGCACGCGTCGGCGCTGCGGCGGTCAAGCTCAAGCTGTGCAAGCATCCCGGTCCGCAGGCCTGCGTTGACCTCGCGCGGCGGGCGGTGGGGGCGGGCCTTGCGGTGACGCTTGGCAACGGCGTGTCCACGGACATCGGCAACATCTGCGAGGCCATGGTCGCGGCGGAGCTTGGGGACGCGCTGACCGGAGCGCTGGAGTGCAACGGCTTCGCGCGGCTCGCCGCGCCTGCGCTTTTTTCCGGCCTGCGCAGCGATCGTGGGTGCCTGGTTGCCGATGCGCCGCGTTTGGACGAGGCGAAACTCGATGCCTTGGCGCGGGAGTCGTCATGGTTGGCGGGATGAGAGGCCCGGCGGACGGCTCTGCGCCGCTACGGGTGTTCATCGGTCTGCGCAACATCGCAGGCTATGCCGGGGCGCTGGCCGAAGGTGTCTCGCGCCTCGGGCATCGGCCTACGGTGGTGGAGGTCTATCCCGAGCCGTACGGCTTCGCCGGGCGTAGGCATCCGCTGACCCGCGCCTTCGCGCGGTTGGCGCGCCTGCGGGAGGCGAGCGCGGCGCGGGCGTGGCGGGCCGTGGTGGAGGCCATGGTGCGCGGGCTTCTGGCGCTGTCCTTTGTCTGGGCGGCGGCCACGCACGACGTGTTCGTCATGTCCTTCGGTTCGTCCTTCTGCCCGCTGGGTAGCCGCGTGGATTGGCGGATTCTGCGCCGCCTCGGCCGTAGGGTGGTCTGCATGTGCCACGGCAGCGACGTGCGCCCGCCCTATCTCGACGGCTTCGCGTTGGCGGCCTCGCCCCAGGCGTTGGCCCGCGCCAGCCGCCGCACGGCCCGCGCCTGCGCGGCCATGGAGCGAAGCGCCCATGCCGTGATCTGCAATCCTGCGTTTTCGCAGTTTTTTTCTTGTGATCTCGTCAATGTCTTCCGGGTGGGCATTCCGGCGGACGACCGTGAACGGCCATGTCGCGTTGCGGATGGCACCCGTCCTGTGCTGCTGCATTGCCCCTCGGCTCCGCAGGGCAAGGGCACCGTGCGCATCCGCGAGATGGTGGAGCGCCTGCGTGGGCGAGGCGTCGATTTCGACTACCGCGAGCTGTCCGGTGTGCCCCACGCCGAGGTGCTCGCTGCGCTGGCTCGTGCGGATGTGGCCGTGGATCAGCTGTGGTCCGACACGCCGATGCCCGGTTTCGCCACCGAGGCCGCGCTGGCTGGCGTGCCCTGCGTGGTTGGCGGGGAGTTCGCCGCCGAGGCCTCGCGCTGGATGCCGGAGCGCGTGGCTCCGACCTCGGTCTACGTGCGGCCTGCCGAGGTGGAGGATGTCCTTTTCGAGCTTCTGACCTCGCCTCGGGCGCGCACCATCGCCGCCGAGCGCGCCCTGCGCCATGCCGAGACCTTTCGCCTGCCCGAGGCCGTGGCCCGGCGCGTGCTGCGGGTGGCCATGGGCGACGTGCCCGCCGAGTGGCTGTTTTCCCCGGCCGCAACGGGCAGGCCCTGTGGAGCCGGGCTTGCGCGCGAGGCCCTTGCCGCGAGGATCCGCGGGCTGGTGGAGACCTGCGGCATGGACGCGCTAGGGCTTGCCGGAAAGCCCGCGCGGCTGGCGTGGATGCTGCGCGTTGCCGCGCAGGAGGGACGTTTTGTCAAATCCGGGGAGGACGCATGACCCGTGCCGGAGGACTGGTGCAGCAGGCCCGAAGCGTGGTGCGCGAGGGCAACGTGGTGCGCCCGCAGGGCGACGCACCCGCGTTGCCGGGGCTGACCAAGGCCTACCGGGCCGTGTTCGACGAGCTGGCCGAGGCCTCGCGCTACGCCGTGGCGGGCCTTGGCGAGTTCCTTGTGGACCGGGTGGGACGCGGTGAGGCCGGGCGGGTGAGCGTGGCCCTGCGCGTGGACGTGGACCCGGGCGGCTTTCAGTTCGCGGTGCCGCTGGCTCGGGAACTGAAGGCGCGCGGCCTTGGGGCGACGTTCTTCTTTCTCACGGACCCGGTGCGTCACTACGCGCTGTGGGGCAGCGGGGTGGCGGCCGAGGTGGCGGGTATGGGCTTTGAGGTGGGCGTGCATTCGGATCATCTCCATGCCCAGCTAACGCGCGGAGAGGATGGACTGGCCCAGCTTCGGGCCGACATCGACCGTCTGTCCGCCGAGGCGGGACGCCGCGTGCGCGGCGTGGTGGCCCACGGGCATCCGGGTATCGACCGCCTTGGACGCTCCAACCGCGATCTCTACTCCGGCATCGCTCCGGGGGCGCTAGGGCTGGACTACCACGACGGCGCGGGCGGCGGCTACGTGCGCGACACGCCGTCCGGTCCGCTTCCGCCCTGTGAGCTGTGGCTCATCGACTATTTCGGCTATCCCGGCGGCAGCGGCTGGACGCTTTGGCCCGCGTGGCCCATCGCCCGGCTACGGACCCTGCGCCCCGGCGACGTGGCGCATGTGGTGTTGCATCCGCTGAACGCCTTTCGCTGGTGGGAGGGCTTCGACGCGCGCTACGGCGAGGTGGAGCGTCCGCGGCCGTCCCTGCCCGTGCGGGCGTGGCGCGGGCTCTCCGTGCGGGTGCGCCATGGCCTGCTGCGCGGACGCGGCCTGTCCTATGCGCTGGCCGTGGGCGCGGCGGACGCGCTGGCGTGGGTGTTGGCGCGGGGGCTTGGCCTCGTGTGGCCGCGCGGTGGACGCGAGGAGACGGACACCACGTGGGAGACCGGGCGTGAGGTCATCTTTGCGCGCGGGGTGGAGCACTGGCGGGAGCATCTGGAGCGCCTCGGCATGCCCGCGCCGGGCGGTCGGGTGCTGGAGGTCGGTTCGGGAGACGGACAGTGGCTTCTGGCCTACGCCCGCGACGCCGCCGAGGTGGTGGGCGTGGAGCCGGGGCGGCGCTTTCGCGAGGCGAGCCTTGTCACCATCGCCGCGCATCCCGCCGAGGCCTCGCGCATCCGGGTGCAGGACGCGGTGGCCGAGAGCCTGCCGTTTCCTGATGCGCATTTCGACCGCGTGCACTGCGCCGGGGTGTTCATGTTCACCCGCCAGCGCGAGGCCATGGCCGAGATGGCGCGGGTGCTTACGCCCGGAGGCAGGCTGTGCCTCACTGCCAACGGTATTGGCTGGTTCGTCATGTACTGCCTCGAAGGGCTGCGCCACCGCAGTGCGGCCAAGATGCGCTACGGCGTGAAGGGGCTTGCCGCCACGCTCCTCTGGTGGTGGTTCGGGCGCGAGACGGAATTTCCCCGTGCAGTGAGCGCGACGCGCATGCGTGCGCTCATGGACGCGCACGGGCTGGAGCTTCTGGGCGTCCGCTATTTTCAGGGGGTGCGCATGTACGCCGACGAATACGCTGGCCTGCCCGCGAACTATGCCTTCGTGGCTGTGAGGCGTGGGGACGGGGACGGCGCGGCGGAGGACGCATGAGCGACGCGAACGCCGCACGCCGGGTGCCCGATGCGCAGGGCGAGTGGACCACGGTCATCACGCCGAGGGCCGGATGGTTTGGTCTGGACCTCGCGGAGTTGTGGCGCTACCGCGACCTTGTTGTGCTCTTCGTGCGGCGGGACTTCGTGTCCCAGTACAAGCAGACGGTGCTCGGACCGGCATGGTTCGTCATCCAGCCGCTGCTTCTGACCGTGGTCTACGCGGTGATCTTCGGCGGGGTGGCAGGGCTGTCCACGGACGGGTTGCCGCGCCTGCCGTTCTACCTGTGCGGGGTGGTGGTCTGGCGCTACTTCGCGGAGTGCCTGACGCGCACGTCCAATACCTTCGTGGCCAATACGGCCATCTTCGGCAAGGTGTGGTTCCCGAGGCTCGCCGTGCCGGTGTCCGTGACCATCTCCGCGCTGTTCTCCTTCCTGTTGCAGTTCGGGTTCCTGCTCGCCTTCCTCGGCTGGTACGCGTGGCGTGGCGAGCTGCCTCTGCCGGGACCTGCCGCCCCACTGACGCTTTTTCTCGTGCCGGTCATGGCCTGCCTCGGCGTGGGGCTTGGCCTCGTGGTCTGCTCGCTTACCGTGCGCTACCGCGACCTGCGCTTTCTCGTCTCCTTCGGCGTGCAGCTCTTCATGTACGCCACCCCGATCATCTATCCGCTTTCGGCCCTGCTCGAGCGCTGGCGGGGCATCGCCGCCCTCAATCCCATGGCCGTGGTGGTGGAGGCCTTTCGCGTGGCGTGGCTGGGCAGCGGCACCTTCGATTGGAATATGCTGGCCGTGGCCGTGGGAATCTCCGTCGCCGTGCTGTTTTGCGGGCTGGCGCTGTTCGGGCGGGTGGAGAAGACCTTCATGGATACGGTGTAGGGGAGGGAGCGCATGGGCGAGACGGCGATCCGCGTTCGCGGGCTGTCCAAGCGCTACCGGCTGGGCATGGCCGGAACCGGCTGGCTCGGGCGTGATCTCCAGAGCTGGTGGGCGCGGGTTCGTGGGCGCGAGGATCCCAACGCCCCGCTGGGCGTGGATGGGCCGGCGCTCTCGCGTGGGCACGTGTGGGCGCTTCGCGATGTGGACCTCGACGTGCGGCGCGGCGAGGTGGTGGGCGTCATCGGGCGCAACGGCGCGGGCAAGTCCACGCTGCTCAAGATTCTCAACCGCATCACCCTGCCCACTGCGGGCGAGGCGCGGCTCAAGGGGCGCGTGGCCGGGCTTTTGGAGATCGGCACCGGCTTCCACCCCGAGCTGACCGGACGCGAGAACGTGTTTCTCAATGGTGCCATCCTCGGCATGACCCGTGCCCAGACCGTGAGCCGCTTCGCGGCCATTGAGGAGTTCTCGGAGGTCGGGGCGTTCATGGACACCCCGGTCAAGCGCTACTCCTCGGGCATGTACGTGAAGCTGGCCTTTGCCGTGGCCGCGCATCTGGATCCGGAAATCATGCTCGTGGACGAGGTGCTGGCCGTGGGCGACGCAGCCTTTCAGAAGAAGTGCCTTGGCCGCATGGGTGATGTGGCCGGGCAGGGGCGCACGGTGCTTTTCGTGAGTCACAACATGGCGTCCATCCGCAGCCTGTGCACGCGCTGCATCGTGCTGGAGGACGGGCGCGTGGGCTTCGACGGCGCGCCGGACGCGGCTGTGGACCGCTACCTCGGCCATGCGCCGAGTGACGCCGCCGTGCTCGACGGCCCTGCGCTGGCATCGCGCGTGGACGAATACCGCCCCGGCCCGGCCGCGCTTCGCGTGCTGCGGGTGGCGGTGTGCGACGATGCGGGAACACCCCGGCGGGATTTCCGCTCCGACGAGGAGGTCACCGTGGCCGTGGACTACCAGTGCCTGCGCGATCTGCACGACGTCCGCGTGATCCTGCAACTGACCGACGAGGGCGACGTGCCGCTGGTGGCGGCGGACAGTACGGACTTCCTGCCGCCGGACGCGGGGACGGCCCTTGGGCGGGGCACGTACCGGACCACGCTGCGGCTTCCCGCGCGGCTCTTCGGCGAACGGCGCTTCTTCGTCACGGTCAACGTCATGGCGCATGGGGTGCATCATCTGCCCGTGCGTCGCGCTCTCGATTTTGGCGTGTCGTATCAGGGCTTCGCTCCAGCCAACATCGCCGTGAGCCGCAGGGTGGCCGGGGCCGTGCGCCCCGCGCTACGCGTGTCCACCACGCGGCTTGATGGCACGGACAGGGAGGATGGACATGGCGGCGACGGTAACCCTTGACGGAACGGACATCGGCACCGGACGGCGGGTGTATTTCATGGCCGAGGTGGCCGGGAATTTCGCTGGCGAGGAGGAGGCCGCGCGCATCGTGGATTCGGCCATGCGCGCCGGGGCCGACGCCGTGAAGTTCCAGACCCTCGATCCGGAGACCATCACCACGCGCGCGAACCGCTTCGACATGCCCTCGGTGGGCACGCGCCTGCAACGCGAGGTCTTCGCCGAGAGCCGCACCCCGCCAGAGGTGCAGGCCTTCCTCGTGGACTACTGCAAGCGCCGGGGCGTGACGGTCTTCTCCGCGCCGAGCCACGTGCGCGACCTCGAATTCATGGAGCGCCTCGACCTGCCCGCCTACAAGATCGGCTCGGACCTCGCGACGCACATTCCGCTCCTCGAAATCGTGGCCGACACGGGCAAGCCCATCTTTCTGTCCACGGGCATGTGCACCATGGCCGAGGTGCGCGATTCCGTTGAGGCCATCCTCGCGCGGGGCAACGACCGGCTGCTGCTTTTCCACTGCGTGTCCAACTATCCCGCCGATCCGGCGGAGCAGAACCTACGGGCCATGGTGGCTATGAAGCGTGAATTCGGCCTGCCCACGGGGTTCTCGGACCACACCGTGGGCATCGATTGTGCCCGCGCCGCCGTGGCCCTCGGCGCGGACATGATCGAGCGTCACTACTGGTGCGAGGGCAATGCCGAAGGTTCGGATCGCGCCCTGTCGTCCGACGAGGCCGAGTTTCGGCGGCTGGTGGACTACGCCGCCCATGTGCTGCCAGCCTTCGGTGACGGCGTGAAGCGCCCCACCCCGGCCGAGGAGCGCAACATGCGCACCAACAAGGTGAGCCTCATCGTCATGCGCGACGTGGCGGCAGGGGATGTCCTCGACGAGACGATCCTCGACGTGCGCCGCCCCGGCACGGGCCTTGCCCCCAAGTGGTGGCGCTCGGCCCTCGGCAGGCGCGTCCTCGTGCCCATCGCGGCGGAGACGCCCCTGCGGCCGGAACACATTGGGCTGGAGGTGGAGCCATGACGCTTGTGCTTATTGCCGAGGGCCGAAGGGAAATCGGGCTTGGGCACGTGTTCGCGTGCATGGCGCTGGCCGGGGCCGGACGGGCTGCGGGGATGCCCACGCGGCTTCTGGGCATTGGCGATCTTGCCCTCGCCACCATGCGCCGCTTCGGGGACGCCGCCAACGCCTATGACGCCGACGAGGAAACCCTCGCGGCCATGGGCGGCGAGGGTCCGGACATCGCCGTGGTGGATGTGCGCCGTCCCGAGGAGTTCGATTTTGCGCCGCTTGCGCGGGCCGGGTATCTGACCTGCGCGTTGGAGGAGTTCGGGGAGGGGCGGCCCGAGGCGATGGTCATGGTCAATCCCGCGCCGGTGCGCGCGTGGCACCGTCTGCCCGATGGTTACCGCGCTGTGCTCTCTGGCCTGTCGTATCTTCCTGTGCGCCCCGAATATGCCGAGGTGCACGAGCGGGCACGCGCGCCCATGCCGCAGGCGCGGCGGGTGCTGGTGACCATGGGCGGGGTGGACCGCACCGGGGCCACGCTGGTCATGGCGCGTGCGCTTGGCCTCGTGCATGCCGAACGCCCGGAATTGGTGGGCGTGGCGCGTTTCGTGTGCGGGCCGGGCTTCACCTACGCCGCGTCCCTCGACAGGCTCCTCGCCGAGAGCGACCTCAATAGTGAAGTGCTCACCGACGTGCCGGACATGTGGGAACGGTTTTTCGAGGCGGACCTCGTGATTTCGGCCGGAGGGAACACGCTGTTCGAGGCCGCCTGCTGTGGTGCGCCTTCTGTGGTGTTCTGGGAGGACCCGCACGAGCGCGAGCGCGGCGAGGCGGCCGAGGCCGCAGGCTTCGCGCGGTGTTTCGGACGTGGGCAGGACACCGCGCCCGTGGACGCGGCCCGCATTCTGGAGGACGTCCTCGACGACGGGACGTGGCTGGCGCAGGCCGGGGAGCGCGGCAGGCAGGCCGTGGACGGGCGCGGTGCGTCGCGCATCGTGTCCGCGTTGGTCGGGCTTTGCGGGGGGCGTGAATGATTGAGCGGGCGGGCATCGTGCTTCAGGCGCGCATGGGCTCCTCGCGCCTGCCGGGAAAGGTGCTGGCCGATCTGGGCGGTAGGTCGCTTCTGGCGCGGGTGCTCGACCGGCTGCGGCTGGTGCGCGGCGTGGCGGTCATCGTGGTCGCCGTTCCGGACACGCCGGAGAACGACGTGCTGGCCGATGCGGCGCAGCGCCTATGCGCGGAGGTCTTTCGCGGGCCGGAGGACGACGTGCTCGAACGCATCCGGGGCGCGGCTGCGGCCTATGGCCTTTCGCGCGTGATGCGCGCCACCTGCGACAATCCGCTGGTGTGCTTCACGCTGGCCACGGACGTTCTGGCCATGCACGAGGCCGAGGGACTGGACTACGCGTCCAACCGCAACGAGTCCGGCAGCGGCATTCCCGATGGCGCGGGGGTGGAGGTCTACTCCATGGAAACTCTTGAGCGCATAGGCCGCGAGGCGCGCCTGCCCGAGGACCGCGAGCACGTCAACGAGTACGTGTTTCGCAATCCGGGGCTTTTCGCCACGCGCATCATGAGCGTTCCGCGCGAGGTGCGCATGCCGGGGCTGCGGGTCACAGTGGATACGCCCGAGGACCTCGAACGCATGCGGGCCATCTATGCGGAATTCTCGTGGCACGCGGGGCCGGTGCCGCTCACGCTGGTGGTGGCCCGTGCGCGGGAGGGCGCGCCATGGGCCTAAGCGTGTCCATTCAGCAGCCCGAGCACGCGCCGTGGCTTGGCTTCTTCCACAAGATGGACCTGTGCGCGGTGACGGTGCTCTTCGACACCGTGCAGTACAAGAAGCGCTACTTCGAGAATCGCAACCGCATCCGCACCCGCGAGGGCTGGCAGTGGGTCACGGTGCCCGTGGTCAGCCGTGGGCGCTTCACCCAGCGCATCGCGGATGTGGACATCTGCGGCGATGCGACGTGGCGGCGCAAGTACCTCGGGGCCATCGCGCACAACTATTGCGGAACTCCGTTCCATGACGAGATTTTTCCATCCGTCCGTGCTATCGTCGAAGCCGGACACGTCCGTCTGGCGGACCTGAACATCGCGCTCATCGACTTCGTGCGGAACTATCTGGGCATGGGCGGGCGCATGGTGCGGGCCTCGGCCCTGCCCCATTTCGACTCGCACTCCACCGGACTTCTGCTCGACATCTGTCTCCATTTGAACGCCACGGACTACGTGTGCGGCGTTTCCGGGCCGGACTACATGGACATGGCCCTTTTCGACGCCGCGGGGGTGGCTGTGCGCGCCGTGCGCTACGAAAGCTCCCCCTACACGCAGGCCTTCCCGGGTTTCGAGCCGGGAATGTCCGTCCTTGATGCGCTGTTCAACCACGGCCCCGCGACGCTGGACATCCTGCGGCACAACGCCGCCGACGCGCCGGGGCGGGAGGAGACGACATGCCCGAGTCCCCCCACCGGCTGACGAGCAAGGCGGAGCGCGACGTCAACGTCTGCTGCCAGTTCCTCGACTTCAACGAGACATGGGAGCGGGACATGGGGCCCGCGTTCATGGCCTACCGCCACGACTGGCAGCGCTACAGCGCCGCCCGCGAGCTGCGGCCCTTTCCCATGCACCTCGATTTCGACCTCACCAACACCTGCACGCTGCGCTGCACCTTCTGTCCGCGCACGCAGATGGCGCGACGCGGCACCCTGCCGCCCGCCTTCACCATGCCCTTCGACGTCTACGCCGCCGCCATCGACGAGGGCGCGCAGAAGGGACTCTACGCCGTGAACCTCAACGCCAGCGGCGAGCCGCTGTTGCATCCGGACCTCGTGCGCATGGTGACCTACGCCCGCGAGAGCGGCATCCTCGACATCATGCTGCACACCTCGGGCCTGTTCCTCGACGAGCCCATGGCGCAGCGGCTCATGGACGCGGGGCTGACCAAGCTCATCGTGTCCTTCGATTCGCCGGACAAGGCGCACTACGAGGCGCTTCGCGTCGGCTCCAGCTACGACCGCGTGGTGGCGAACATCCGCACGGCGGCGCGGCTTAAGCGGCAGGCCGGGTCCATCACGCCCTTCATACGCATCAACATGGTGCTCATGCGCGAGAATGCCCACGAGCGCGAGGCCATGATCGACATGTGGCGCGACGTGGTCGATGGCATGGGTTTCCTCGAATACATCAACTACTACCAGTGGGACGAGGAGGATCGCTACCGCCACCGCGTGGCCTACCGCGAGGACTTCGTGTGCGAGAAGCCGTGGCAGCGCCTCGCCGTCACGCACGACGGCGGCATCAAGTTCTGCCATTTGGACGACGCGGACGAGGTGGTGCTCGGCAACCTCTCGTCCATGAGCCTTGAGGAGGCGTGGACCGGCGAGGTCATGACCCGTTACCGCGAATTGCAGAAGGCCGGGCGCATCCGCGAGATCGGCCTGTGCTCGCGCTGCTCCACGCCGATGATGCCGGTGGAGGGGGACTGACATGGCCGAGGAATCCGGACGCAGCAACGTGGACCGCATCCGCGACCACAGCGCCCTCGACGACGTGGACGCCACCCTCGGCGAGATTCTCGGGGAGCGTTTCGTCGAGTATCGCCGCCGCTGGCGCATGGCGGAGCGCGAACTCGTGGAGTTCCCGTTCCCGCTGTTTCTGGTCATGGAAACGGTGAACACCTGCAACTACCGCTGCATCATGTGCTTTCGGCACTCCATGCCCGCGCCGAAACCCCGCGTCATGCCGGACGACCTCTTCGAGTCCGTCATGGCCGAGGCCGCGGCCCACGGCTGCCCATCCCTGTCCGTGAACTGGAACAACGAGCCGCTCATGGACCCGAACCTTGTGCGCCGCGTGGCCCGCGCCCGAGAGAGCGGATTTGTGGACGTGCGCCTCAACACCAACGCGAGCCTTCTCGACGGGGAACGCTCGCGCGGGCTGGTGCGGGCGGGGCTGACGCGGCTTTCGGTGAGCCTCGACGCCGCCACGCGTGAGACCTACGAGGCTGTGCGCGTGGGCGGTAACTGGGACCGCGTGATGGGCAACATCGAACAATTTCTGCGAATCCGGAAGGAACTCGGCGCGCGTCTGCCCCTTTTGCGTGTGACCTTTGTGCGCATCCGCGAGAACGCCCACGAGGTCGACGACTTCGTGCGGCGCTGGAAGGGCGTGGCGGACTACGTGTCCATCCAGAGCTACGTGCCGCACATTCCCGGCGAACGGGCCATGGCCCTGCACCCGGACGTACGCTCGCACATGGCGGACATCACCTGCTCCCAGCCTTTCGAGCGGCTGGTGGTGGGCGTGGATGGCGACGTCTATCCCTGCTGTTCTCCCGTGGGTACCGAAATCCACCTTGGCAACGTGCGTGAGACGCCACTGGCCGAGATATGGCGGGGGGCCATGTCTCGGCGGCTGCGCACGATGATGCGCGAACGCACGTGGGACGGCTTCGACGTCTGCCGCCGCTGCCTGACCGGCACCTTCGGCGCGCCGGGGGAGGGCGCATGAGCGGGCGTCGGCATACGGCAGCGTCCCTTGCCGAGGAGGCGCGGGCCTTCGATGTGCAGATGCGCGAGCGGCTGGCCGCCGGGCATGTGCCGGACCTGCGCCGTTGCGGACGCTGCGAGTGGTTCGACAACAACCCGTGGCGCGATGAGGCCTTTGTGGACCTGACCTATGGCGAGCGCTTCCGCTTCGTCGCCGCGCGCCTCGCTCCGGCCTCGCGGGTGCTGGAGGCGGGCTGCGGGCCGGGATTTCTGTCCCTCGAACTGTCGCGGGCCGGGCACGATGTGACCGGGGTGGACGTCTCGCCGGTGGCCATCGACGCCGCGCGGGAAACGGCGGCGTCCTCGCCGCCCGTGCCGGGAGCGGGGGCGCTGCGCTACGAGGTGGCGGATTTTCTCGACCTCGCGGATGGGGGCTATGACGCCGTGGTCTTCTCCTCGTCGCTGCATCATTTTGCCAATCAGGACCGGGTGGCGGCCCATGTGGAGCGGCTTCTGGCTACCAATGGCGCGGTGTGTGTCATGGAGCCATGCCGGGAGCGGCTGGACCGCGCGGGCGCGGCGGTGTGGCTTCTGGCGGAGTCGCTGTTGTCCGCTGCCGGGGCGTTTTGGCGGGATGTGCCGCCGTGCCGGGAGCGCGAGGAGTTGGACGCGGCGCTCGATGCCTATCTGCGGCGCGGGCGCTGGCTTGGCGAGCGGGGCGAGCGCGTGCAGTCCCCCCACGACATGGAGGCCGGAATGGAGGATATGCTCTCCGCCTTGGGCGCGCGCTTCGCGCAGGAGGCATTCGAGTGGGAATACGCCTTCTTCGGCAACGTCATCGGCGGAATGCGCCTTGGCGACAGGCGGCGCGAGGCCGCGCTCGCGCGGCATATGGCCCTTGTGGACGCCTGCCTCGTGGAGCTTGGGGCGCTGCCCGCCGTGGGCTTTCGCTGGTTCGGCCGCAAGGGGGGAGGGGCATGACCCGAAGTGTTCTCGCCATTGGCGCGCATTTCGACGACATCGAACTCGGCTGCGCGGGAACCCTCATCCGGCACGTTCAGGCGGGACACCGCGTGACCATGCTCGTGCTCACGCATTCCGGCTACACGCTTTCCAATAACGACTGGGAGCGCCCGGCGAAGTTGGCCTTTGCCGAGGGGCGCTCCGGGGCGGCCATCATTGGTGCCGATCTCGCCTGCCTCGGGCTGGAGAATCGTAGGCTGGCCTTCCAGCCGGACCTCATCTCGCTGATCGACGAGGAAGTGGTCCGCGTGGGGGCGGACACCATCTATACCCACTGGGACCGCGACGTGCATCAGGACCACGCCGCCGCCGGTGCGGCGTCGCTCACGGCCGGGCGCAGGGTGGACAACGTGTTCATGTACCGCAGCAACTGGTACCAGAGCACTGAGGTCTTCCGCGAGAACTACTGCGTGGACATTTCGCGCCATATGGAGCGCAAGATCGAGGCCATCCGCGCCCACGCCTCGGAGGTGGAGCGGCGCGGCGAGGAGTGGATAGCCTTTTTCCGTGGGGAGAACGCCCGCACCGGTGCGCGCTGCGGCGTGGCCTTCGCCGAGGGCTTCCAACTGGTCAAGGGCGTGTGGAGCTACGCCGACGGAGGAATTCCATGACCCTGCGCGAAAGCGACATCCGGCCCGACGAACTGCGATCCCGCCTCGCCGAGGCCGCTTCGGCGGATGCCCGCTGGCTGGCGCGGCGCGTGGGGAGCTTTGTGCTGGTGCCGTGTCCGGCCTGCCAATGCGTCGAGCAGGAGACGGCCATGCAGAAGGAGGGAATGACATGGCGGCGCTGCCTCGCGTGTGGCACGCTCTACGTCAGTCCTCGGCCGGACGAGGATCTGCTGGCCCGCTATTATGCGCGCTCCGAGTCATACCGCTTCCAGAATGCGGTGCTGTTTCCGGCGTCCGCCGCCGCGCGCGCGGAGCGCATTTTCGCGCCCCGCGCCAGACGCTGCGAGGAACTGTGCGAGCGCATGGGCCTTGGACGGGGGCTGACGCTGGTGGAAGTGGGGCCGGGCTTCGGACTCTTCGCGCAGGAGGTCCGAAAGCTCGGGCGCTTCTCGCGCATTGTGGTGGTGGAGCCGGTGCCGGAGCTTGCGGCCACCTGTCGGGCGCTTGGCGTGGAGGTGGTGGAGTCCACGGTGGAGCGCGCGGGATTGCCCGATGGAATGGCCGATGTGGTGGTCAGCTTCGAGTGCATCGAACACATGTTCTCCGTGGCCGGATTCTTCGAGGCCTGCCTGCGCGTCCTGCGTCCCGGCGGGCTGTTCGTTGTCACCTGCCCCAACGGCGAGGGCTTCGACATTTCCATCCTCGGGAGCCGGTCGGGCACCGTGAATCATCAGCATCTGAACCTTTTCAACACGCGCTCCCTGCCCTATCTGGCCCGCAGGTGCGGGTTCGAGGTGCTGGACGTGACGACCCCCGGCGAGCT harbors:
- a CDS encoding mandelate racemase/muconate lactonizing enzyme family protein, which produces MSARIVSVRCGVVRRALRQPYRLSFATLSHVDSVWVGVVFEDGRCGVGEAVPLPGYGGGTLDEVRDAVRGLCAGLVGHTARDALSGAVGQAARGPLAVSAVASALEFPDLAGRCAAILRVPLVFPLDPADGGSAVLCAMEDALSEGFTEFKMKIGRDLASDVAAALLALERAADVGAMVRFDANQAYTRAEAQTFCEAVNGGASEELRWLEQPLAREDWEGTAMLCASTRVPIMLDEPIYAEEDVDRAARVGAAAVKLKLCKHPGPQACVDLARRAVGAGLAVTLGNGVSTDIGNICEAMVAAELGDALTGALECNGFARLAAPALFSGLRSDRGCLVADAPRLDEAKLDALARESSWLAG
- a CDS encoding glycosyltransferase — translated: MVGGMRGPADGSAPLRVFIGLRNIAGYAGALAEGVSRLGHRPTVVEVYPEPYGFAGRRHPLTRAFARLARLREASAARAWRAVVEAMVRGLLALSFVWAAATHDVFVMSFGSSFCPLGSRVDWRILRRLGRRVVCMCHGSDVRPPYLDGFALAASPQALARASRRTARACAAMERSAHAVICNPAFSQFFSCDLVNVFRVGIPADDRERPCRVADGTRPVLLHCPSAPQGKGTVRIREMVERLRGRGVDFDYRELSGVPHAEVLAALARADVAVDQLWSDTPMPGFATEAALAGVPCVVGGEFAAEASRWMPERVAPTSVYVRPAEVEDVLFELLTSPRARTIAAERALRHAETFRLPEAVARRVLRVAMGDVPAEWLFSPAATGRPCGAGLAREALAARIRGLVETCGMDALGLAGKPARLAWMLRVAAQEGRFVKSGEDA
- a CDS encoding methyltransferase domain-containing protein encodes the protein MTRAGGLVQQARSVVREGNVVRPQGDAPALPGLTKAYRAVFDELAEASRYAVAGLGEFLVDRVGRGEAGRVSVALRVDVDPGGFQFAVPLARELKARGLGATFFFLTDPVRHYALWGSGVAAEVAGMGFEVGVHSDHLHAQLTRGEDGLAQLRADIDRLSAEAGRRVRGVVAHGHPGIDRLGRSNRDLYSGIAPGALGLDYHDGAGGGYVRDTPSGPLPPCELWLIDYFGYPGGSGWTLWPAWPIARLRTLRPGDVAHVVLHPLNAFRWWEGFDARYGEVERPRPSLPVRAWRGLSVRVRHGLLRGRGLSYALAVGAADALAWVLARGLGLVWPRGGREETDTTWETGREVIFARGVEHWREHLERLGMPAPGGRVLEVGSGDGQWLLAYARDAAEVVGVEPGRRFREASLVTIAAHPAEASRIRVQDAVAESLPFPDAHFDRVHCAGVFMFTRQREAMAEMARVLTPGGRLCLTANGIGWFVMYCLEGLRHRSAAKMRYGVKGLAATLLWWWFGRETEFPRAVSATRMRALMDAHGLELLGVRYFQGVRMYADEYAGLPANYAFVAVRRGDGDGAAEDA
- a CDS encoding ABC transporter permease gives rise to the protein MSDANAARRVPDAQGEWTTVITPRAGWFGLDLAELWRYRDLVVLFVRRDFVSQYKQTVLGPAWFVIQPLLLTVVYAVIFGGVAGLSTDGLPRLPFYLCGVVVWRYFAECLTRTSNTFVANTAIFGKVWFPRLAVPVSVTISALFSFLLQFGFLLAFLGWYAWRGELPLPGPAAPLTLFLVPVMACLGVGLGLVVCSLTVRYRDLRFLVSFGVQLFMYATPIIYPLSALLERWRGIAALNPMAVVVEAFRVAWLGSGTFDWNMLAVAVGISVAVLFCGLALFGRVEKTFMDTV